Genomic DNA from Bacteroidales bacterium:
GTGATGTGATAGTTGAACCACTTTCATCATCGGTCTTCTATGATTGGATGAAACGTCATGGAAAAATCGGTGGACAGTTCAAATTCCCCAGGGTTCTTAAGAAGGCCAAACTTGAAGATTGGGAGCTATTCCTGTCGACACTAAAAAAATAAATCGTTCATCAAACAACCCTATTGCTTTATCCAATACCCCTCATAAACCTTTAACCACAATTCATCCACATAATAATAATTAATTCAACCTTATAGATGCATCCATTTCTGCAAGGAGCGATTCTTGGATTAACACTCTCTGTTCTGCTGGGTCCGGCATTATTTACTTTATTGCAGACCAGTATACACAGGGGGTTGAAATCCGGACTTTTCCTGGCTGGTGGGATCTTCCTGAGTGATCTGAGTGTGGTTTATCTTGCTTACCTGGGAGCTCTGCAGCTTATAAATGAGAAGAATAACTACATCATTGCAGGTATTATTGGTGGATTGATCCTGATTGGTTTCGGTATCTATACTTTTTACAGGAAAGTGCATATTGATGAAAACAATAAGCTCGTCGAAATTAAAGTACCAGGCCCCCTCACTTATATTTTAAAAGGCTACTTCCTTAATATTATGAACCCATTTGTCTGGTTCTTCTGGATCTCAGCAATGGTAGGCGTTAGTGCCAATTATGGGGATGATAAGCATGGCGTTATCATCTTTTTTGCTGGTACATTGGCGGCAATTCTCGGAAGTGATGTCTTTAAGGTA
This window encodes:
- a CDS encoding LysE family transporter; the encoded protein is MHPFLQGAILGLTLSVLLGPALFTLLQTSIHRGLKSGLFLAGGIFLSDLSVVYLAYLGALQLINEKNNYIIAGIIGGLILIGFGIYTFYRKVHIDENNKLVEIKVPGPLTYILKGYFLNIMNPFVWFFWISAMVGVSANYGDDKHGVIIFFAGTLAAILGSDVFKVFLAHKLKQYLKPKMLIRVNHFVGILLVGFGVFLIIRVFFQI